Proteins encoded together in one Corynebacterium liangguodongii window:
- a CDS encoding acyl-CoA dehydrogenase family protein produces the protein MSEINISHLPEEYRELRSIVREFANEVVDPVSYTHDKEHSFPYEVVAQMGEMGLFGLPIPEEYGGMGGDYLLLGLALEELGRVDQSVAITLEAAVSLGEMPILRFGTEEQKQAYLPELASGSALAGFGLTEAGAGSDAGATRTTATEDGTDFIVNGSKQFITNSGTDITKFVTVTAVTGQKDDGKKEISTIIVPTDTPGFTAEPAYDKVGWNASDTHPLTFSNARVPQSNLLGQRGRGYANFLSILGEGRVAIAALSAGAAQGCVDESVKYAKERTSMGRKISEFQAISFTIARMEARAHTARLAWMDAAAKMVAGEDFRKEASVAKLVASEAAMDNARDATQIHGGYGFMNEYRVARHYRDSKILEIGEGTSEVQLMLIARGLGL, from the coding sequence ATGAGCGAGATCAACATTTCCCACCTGCCCGAAGAATACCGCGAGCTGCGCAGCATCGTTCGCGAATTCGCTAACGAGGTCGTCGACCCCGTTTCCTACACACACGACAAGGAGCACAGCTTCCCCTACGAGGTTGTCGCACAGATGGGGGAGATGGGCCTGTTCGGCCTGCCGATCCCCGAGGAGTACGGCGGGATGGGAGGCGACTACCTGCTGCTGGGTTTGGCTCTCGAGGAGCTCGGGCGCGTGGATCAGTCCGTGGCCATCACGCTCGAGGCCGCCGTGAGCCTGGGTGAAATGCCCATCCTGCGCTTCGGCACCGAGGAACAGAAGCAGGCCTACCTGCCGGAGCTGGCCTCCGGCAGCGCGCTCGCCGGGTTCGGCCTGACAGAGGCCGGGGCCGGTTCGGACGCGGGCGCGACGCGCACCACCGCCACCGAAGACGGCACGGACTTTATCGTCAACGGCTCCAAGCAGTTCATCACCAACTCCGGCACCGACATCACCAAGTTTGTCACCGTCACCGCAGTGACCGGCCAAAAAGACGACGGCAAGAAGGAAATCTCCACCATCATCGTGCCCACGGACACCCCCGGCTTCACCGCCGAGCCAGCGTACGACAAGGTCGGGTGGAACGCGTCTGATACCCACCCGCTGACCTTCAGTAACGCTCGGGTACCGCAGTCCAACCTGCTCGGGCAGCGCGGCCGCGGCTACGCCAACTTCCTGTCCATCCTGGGTGAGGGCCGCGTGGCCATCGCCGCGTTGTCGGCCGGTGCGGCGCAGGGGTGTGTGGACGAGAGCGTCAAGTACGCCAAGGAGCGTACGTCCATGGGGCGCAAGATTTCCGAGTTCCAGGCGATTTCCTTCACCATCGCGCGCATGGAAGCGCGCGCCCACACCGCGCGCCTGGCCTGGATGGACGCGGCCGCGAAGATGGTTGCCGGCGAGGACTTCCGCAAGGAGGCGTCGGTAGCCAAGCTCGTGGCCTCCGAGGCGGCGATGGACAACGCCCGCGACGCCACCCAGATCCACGGCGGCTACGGGTTCATGAACGAGTACCGCGTGGCGCGTCACTACCGGGATTCGAAGATCCTCGAAATCGGCGAGGGCACCAGCGAAGTCCAGTTGATGCTCATCGCCCGCGGGCTCGGGCTCTAA